From Pseudomonadota bacterium:
CGCAGACTGCTGCCAGACGACGCAGTCGATGAAGTCGGTCTCTCTCTCCTGGCCCTGACCGCGGTTGCGGTCGATGGCGAGGGAGAAGCTGGCAACCGCTTTGCCGTTCGGCGTGTAGCGGAGCTCAGGGTCTCGGGTGAGGCGCCCGATGAGAATCACCTTGTTGTAGCTGGACATGGTACCCCCCTTAGTTGAGTCGTACGATCAGTGCTCGGACAACGGAGTCATCGATCTTCATGGTACGATCAAGCTCGGCGGCTACGGTCGGCTCGGCCTTGAAGCGCATCGTGACGTAAGTGCCCTCGCGCTTGCCGTTGATCTCGTAGGCCAGGCG
This genomic window contains:
- the rpsF gene encoding 30S ribosomal protein S6 codes for the protein MPTYEATYIIDISVNEADLTTVVEKYHTQVSSNGEILSLDNWGRRRLAYEINGKREGTYVTMRFKAEPTVAAELDRTMKIDDSVVRALIVRLN